The following proteins come from a genomic window of Synechococcus sp. NB0720_010:
- a CDS encoding glutathione S-transferase family protein: MLELHQFRHSAFCEKVRLLLAFKQLSFTPIEVTPGVGQVDLYRLSGQRQVPVLVDGSEVIADSTAIALHLEQKHPDPALLPSDPAQRAQVMLLEDWADTALAAGARMALVQAAAIDPVLRDGLLPEATPSPLRSLVGALPGGVLSGVGQVLDQQVLQQLRSSLEQLTALVQAQPYLVGDQLSLADLAVIAQLSLIKFPSSAGSPLAGRGVAGLADDPRLESLWLWRDRLGLQLGRP, translated from the coding sequence ATGCTGGAGCTCCATCAGTTCCGCCATTCCGCCTTCTGCGAGAAGGTCCGTTTGCTGCTCGCCTTCAAGCAGCTGAGCTTCACCCCCATTGAGGTCACGCCCGGTGTTGGTCAGGTGGACCTCTACCGGCTGTCGGGGCAGCGCCAGGTGCCGGTCCTGGTGGATGGCAGTGAAGTGATTGCCGATTCCACGGCCATCGCCCTGCACCTGGAGCAGAAGCACCCCGATCCGGCGCTGCTGCCCAGTGATCCGGCCCAGCGGGCCCAGGTGATGCTGCTGGAGGACTGGGCCGACACGGCCCTCGCGGCAGGTGCGCGCATGGCCCTGGTGCAGGCCGCCGCCATCGATCCGGTGCTCCGCGATGGCCTGCTGCCGGAGGCCACCCCGTCGCCCTTGCGTTCCTTGGTGGGTGCCCTGCCGGGCGGGGTGCTGAGCGGTGTGGGTCAGGTGCTCGATCAGCAGGTGCTGCAGCAACTGCGCAGCAGCCTTGAGCAGCTCACGGCCCTGGTGCAGGCCCAGCCCTACCTGGTGGGTGATCAGCTGAGCCTGGCCGATCTGGCCGTGATCGCCCAGCTGTCCTTGATCAAGTTCCCCAGCTCCGCCGGGAGCCCCCTGGCGGGACGCGGGGTGGCGGGGCTGGCCGACGATCCCCGTCTGGAATCCCTCTGGCTCTGGCGCGATCGCCTCGGCCTGCAGCTGGGACGTCCCTAG
- the rbfA gene encoding 30S ribosome-binding factor RbfA codes for MAQGRRVERVAALIRREVSELLVTGIKDERVSLGMVSITNVDVAGDLQHCKIFVSVYGSAEVQQQALEGLRSASNYVKGELGRRLNMRRTPEVIFQLDRGIEKGTSVLGLLNQLEEKRQERGEVPEGTGQQEDGGF; via the coding sequence ATGGCGCAAGGTCGTCGCGTAGAACGCGTGGCCGCTCTGATCCGGCGGGAGGTCAGTGAACTCCTCGTCACCGGCATCAAGGACGAGCGGGTCAGCCTGGGGATGGTGAGCATCACCAATGTGGATGTCGCCGGCGATCTCCAGCACTGCAAGATTTTTGTCAGCGTCTACGGCAGCGCCGAGGTGCAGCAGCAAGCCCTCGAGGGCCTGCGCTCGGCTTCGAACTACGTCAAAGGGGAGCTCGGCCGTCGCCTGAACATGCGCCGCACCCCAGAGGTGATCTTCCAGTTGGATCGCGGCATCGAAAAGGGCACCTCGGTGCTCGGTCTGCTCAACCAACTCGAGGAGAAGCGCCAAGAGCGCGGCGAGGTTCCTGAAGGCACCGGCCAACAGGAGGATGGAGGCTTCTGA
- a CDS encoding DUF751 family protein, protein MRDFFLNVTRYPRYLIAFGLGVANSVLEPLAQRRSNPVTAVALIGALVSGLLSLTLILRAMVTPEVIA, encoded by the coding sequence ATGCGGGACTTTTTTCTGAACGTCACGCGCTACCCGCGCTATCTGATCGCGTTCGGGCTTGGCGTCGCCAACTCCGTCCTGGAACCCCTGGCCCAGCGCCGCAGCAATCCCGTGACAGCCGTCGCCCTGATCGGCGCCCTGGTGAGCGGTCTGCTGAGCCTGACCCTGATCCTGCGTGCCATGGTGACTCCAGAGGTCATCGCATAG
- a CDS encoding DUF6816 family protein, whose protein sequence is MPLALILLVLLSGSLPAVAASTLEQRLENWPQWSLPAPLPRPGRRDLIYPAWFEGDWSATSRDLSGAEPEIQYAVRFVKDDAGRIVGDRAFNAGSVGRALLGDQLQRVRNDPQNPNRQLADLSGDQSLESTVIGRRSEQQPQEQFLADELSLQVLHGPGDPRVSQVETLSRYARIDADRIEARQWQVSYGSPADGLRAEAQRSWSGTLLLERQP, encoded by the coding sequence ATGCCGCTCGCCCTGATCCTGCTGGTGCTGCTGAGCGGAAGCCTCCCCGCTGTGGCGGCCTCAACCCTGGAACAACGCCTGGAGAACTGGCCGCAGTGGAGTCTGCCGGCGCCGCTGCCGCGGCCTGGGCGACGCGATCTGATCTACCCCGCCTGGTTTGAAGGGGACTGGAGCGCCACCAGCCGCGATCTCAGCGGCGCGGAGCCTGAGATTCAGTACGCCGTGCGCTTCGTCAAAGATGACGCCGGGCGGATCGTTGGCGATCGCGCCTTCAATGCCGGGTCCGTCGGTCGCGCCCTGCTGGGCGATCAGCTGCAGCGGGTTCGCAACGATCCGCAGAACCCCAACCGTCAATTGGCGGATTTGAGCGGGGATCAGTCGTTGGAGTCCACCGTCATCGGCCGCCGCAGCGAGCAGCAACCCCAGGAGCAGTTTCTGGCGGATGAACTCAGCCTGCAGGTGCTGCATGGCCCCGGCGACCCGCGGGTCAGCCAAGTGGAGACCCTCAGCCGCTACGCCCGGATCGATGCCGATCGCATCGAAGCCAGGCAATGGCAGGTCAGCTACGGCTCCCCCGCCGATGGCCTCCGGGCCGAGGCCCAGCGCAGCTGGAGTGGAACGCTGCTGCTCGAGCGCCAGCCCTAG